One Chryseobacterium sp. StRB126 genomic region harbors:
- a CDS encoding SRPBCC domain-containing protein, protein MRIFKYLIVLIVLFGGAYAASMYYFVDESKNFTVEKEIDYPIDKVFAQFNNLQSFTRWNNFFTSSQSMDIDYYTPYEGQGSAISYVDKQNDTDGEMFIRYENLNKTLKYQLFEDENENPTLVDVKFKPISAEKTKITWYVHTPKLSVWRRVENFWTEDRFAENINKSMVNLKNSLGNKVEKDNQMAAIKYDSLMVENEEDKLLLGINVSTANKKDALYKNIVMNYNKVYNFVLMDLGKKDDEFGYPVLMTDADNYKDKEVSYFLGIPLSKKIGVSDNNFNFRSVNPSQNYVMYYKGSYEGRIKAIQQLILKAKKDEMRFGDIRQTFIERPMEGQDVNVKLSLSVYK, encoded by the coding sequence ATGCGTATTTTTAAATATCTAATTGTACTTATTGTTCTTTTTGGGGGCGCTTATGCCGCTTCCATGTATTATTTTGTGGATGAAAGCAAGAACTTTACCGTTGAAAAAGAGATTGATTATCCGATAGATAAAGTTTTTGCCCAGTTCAATAATCTCCAGAGTTTTACGAGATGGAACAACTTTTTTACCAGTTCACAGTCTATGGACATAGATTATTATACGCCTTATGAAGGACAGGGAAGTGCGATTAGCTATGTAGACAAACAAAATGATACCGACGGGGAAATGTTCATCCGTTATGAGAATCTTAATAAGACTTTAAAATATCAGCTTTTTGAGGATGAAAATGAAAATCCGACATTAGTTGACGTTAAATTTAAACCTATTTCTGCAGAAAAGACCAAAATTACGTGGTATGTACATACTCCGAAACTTTCCGTTTGGAGAAGGGTTGAAAACTTTTGGACAGAAGACCGTTTTGCTGAAAATATCAACAAAAGTATGGTCAATCTTAAAAATTCGTTAGGAAATAAGGTTGAAAAAGACAATCAGATGGCAGCCATCAAGTATGACAGTCTGATGGTGGAAAATGAAGAAGATAAACTGCTATTGGGAATCAACGTAAGTACAGCAAATAAAAAAGATGCTCTTTACAAAAATATCGTGATGAATTATAACAAAGTGTATAATTTCGTATTGATGGATCTTGGTAAAAAAGATGATGAATTTGGCTATCCGGTTCTGATGACGGATGCAGATAATTATAAAGACAAAGAAGTTTCCTACTTCCTGGGAATTCCCCTTTCCAAGAAAATCGGAGTATCTGACAATAACTTTAATTTTAGGTCGGTAAATCCATCACAAAACTATGTAATGTACTACAAAGGGAGCTATGAAGGCCGAATTAAGGCTATTCAGCAGCTGATTCTGAAAGCCAAAAAAGATGAGATGCGCTTCGGAGATATCCGTCAGACCTTTATTGAACGTCCGATGGAAGGTCAGGACGTGAACGTTAAGCTCTCATTATCAGTGTATAAGTGA